The Sander vitreus isolate 19-12246 chromosome 5, sanVit1, whole genome shotgun sequence genome includes a region encoding these proteins:
- the fbp1a gene encoding fructose-1,6-bisphosphatase 1a isoform X2 — protein MSDQAAFDTNVVTVTRFVMEEGRKAKGTGELTTLLNSLCTAVKAISSAVRKAGIAHLFGIAGSTNVTGDQVKKLDILSNDLVINMIKSSFTSCVLVSEENENAIIIEPELRGKYVVCFDPLDGSSNIDCLVSIGTIFAIYKKTTDDEPCEKDALQPGRTLVAAGYALYGSATMMVISTGEGVNGFMLDPALGEFILVDRDVKIKKRGKIYSVNEGYAKYFDPAVTEYLQKKKFPQDGSEPYGARYIGSMVADVHRTLMYGGIFLYPGNVKSPQGKEFDIRTRN, from the exons ATGTCCGACCAAGCAGCCTTCGACACCAACGTGGTCACCGTGACCCGGTTCGTTATGGAGGAGGGCAGGAAGGCGAAAGGCACCGGGGAGCTGACAACGCTGCTCAACTCGCTGTGCACGGCGGTGAAGGCCATTTCCAGCGCTGTGCGCAAAGCTGGGATCGCCCACCT TTTTGGCATTGCTGGCAGCACCAATGTGACCGGTGACCAGGTGAAGAAGCTGGACATTCTGTCCAACGATCTGGTCATCAACATGATCAAGTCGTCGTTTACCTCCTGTGTGCTGGTGTCTGAGGAGAATGAGAATGCCATCATTATAGAGCCAGAATTGAGG GGCAAATACGTTGTGTGCTTTGACCCTTTGGATGGCTCATCCAACATCGACTGTCTCGTCTCCATCGGAACCATCTTTGCTATCTACAAAAAG ACCACAGATGATGAGCCCTGTGAGAAGGACGCCCTGCAGCCCGGCAGGACCCTTGTGGCGGCAGGCTACGCCCTCTACGGCAGCGCAACCATGATGGTGATCTCCACCGGCGAGGGAGTCAACGGCTTCATGCTCGACCCA GCACTTGGAGAATTTATCCTGGTTGATCGGGATGTGAAGATCAAGAAGCGAGGCAAGATTTACAGCGTGAATGAAGGTTACGCAAAGTACTTTGACCCCGCTGTCACAGAGTACCTGCAGAAGAAGAAGTTCCCTCAG GATGGCAGTGAGCCTTACGGTGCCCGTTACATTGGTTCTATGGTGGCAGATGTCCACCGGACCTTGATGTATGGAGGCATCTTTTTATACCCAGGAAATGTGAAGAGCCCCCAAGGAAAG